Proteins co-encoded in one Campylobacter concisus genomic window:
- the flgN gene encoding flagellar export chaperone FlgN — MIKKLLDEAIGELDELINLTIQDIANIKEAKHSSVDESVKKKNALVRAFEDTKRALDKELLKVSKESGTTTLASVLDDEVKSKLVLMRSKLENLHKVNKEYARHVVAVKEFFDSLNEKIFGTKTSEYGQDGNSIDNNFYKSRV, encoded by the coding sequence ATGATAAAAAAGCTTTTGGACGAGGCTATAGGCGAGCTTGATGAGCTCATAAATTTAACCATACAAGATATCGCAAATATAAAAGAAGCTAAGCACTCAAGTGTTGATGAGAGTGTAAAGAAAAAAAATGCCTTAGTTCGTGCATTTGAAGATACAAAAAGAGCACTAGATAAAGAGCTTTTAAAGGTATCAAAAGAGAGCGGTACGACTACACTTGCTAGTGTTTTAGACGATGAAGTGAAGTCAAAGCTTGTTCTTATGCGTTCAAAGCTTGAAAATTTACATAAAGTTAATAAAGAATATGCAAGACATGTTGTTGCTGTTAAAGAATTTTTTGACTCACTTAATGAAAAAATTTTTGGAACTAAAACAAGTGAATACGGCCAAGATGGAAACAGCATAGATAATAATTTTTATAAATCAAGGGTTTAA